In the Telopea speciosissima isolate NSW1024214 ecotype Mountain lineage chromosome 2, Tspe_v1, whole genome shotgun sequence genome, one interval contains:
- the LOC122652207 gene encoding uncharacterized protein LOC122652207, translating to MPQLRNVIVATGLVAFAAAGLAFPFYFVTSKTKPVIDSSRPLPPQATFRGPYINTGSRDIGPDHGTYPKV from the exons ATGCCCCAGTTGCGCAATGTCATTGTTGCTACAGGCCTAGTAGCTTTTGCAGCTGCAGGCTTGGCATTTCCTTTCTACTTCGT GACGTCAAAGACAAAGCCTGTGATCGATTCTTCGAGGCCTCTTCCACCTCAGGCAACCTTTCGAGGGCCCTACATAAATACTGGTTCTCGTGATATTGGACCGGATCATGGCACTTACCCTAAGGTGTAA
- the LOC122650445 gene encoding UDP-glycosyltransferase 73C25-like: MSSSTDHHDLRFILIPLMAQGHMIPMIDIARLLAHQGVIVTIVTTPVNAFRFKAIIDRAAESGLRIQLLQLRFPSKEAGLPEGCENLDHISSPEMKMNFFNATSMLQPALEQSLQEIEPRSSCIISDMALPWTSHTALKFGIPRIYFNGMSSFSLLCNQNLLRYRPHDKIKSDSELFVVPDMPHRIELTKAQLLGVVLDNNSDDLQEFLKQIREAERTSDGVLINSFYELETCYVDKYQKLMGKKAWCVGPVSLYNKEASDKADRGNKAAIDEDKCLEWLNSREAESVVYVCLGSLCPLVPSQLIEIGLALERSNHPFVWVIRQGNNNKPSAELERWLSEERFEEKTEGRGLLIRGWAPQVLILSHRAVGGFVTHCGWNSTLEGVSAGVPMITWPMFADQFYNEKLIVQILGIGVRVGVDIPCPMMEGEKVGVYVKGEEIEKAIGLLMDGGEEAEVIKKKARELGEMANRAVEEGGSSHLNISLFIQDIMGQVAQKHSETGGHLISDGEVKNRV, from the coding sequence ATGTCTTCTTCCACTGATCACCATGACCTTCGCTTCATTCTGATTCCTCTAATGGCCCAAGGCCACATGATTCCAATGATAGACATAGCCAGATTGCTAGCCCATCAAGGCGTCATCGTCACCATCGTCACTACCCCAGTTAACGCTTTCCGATTCAAGGCCATCATCGATCGAGCAGCGGAATCCGGCCTCCGAATTCAACTTCTCCAACTTCGTTTCCCATCTAAAGAAGCCGGGCTACCAGAGGGGTGTGAGAATCTCGACCATATCTCCTCACCAGAAATGAAGATGAATTTCTTCAACGCAACAAGCATGCTCCAACCAGCCTTAGAACAATCTCTTCAAGAAATTGAGCCACGCTCAAGCTGCATAATCTCCGACATGGCTCTCCCATGGACATCTCATACGGCTCTTAAGTTTGGGATTCCAAGGATTTACTTCAATGGCATGTCTTCTTTCAGTCTCTTGTGCAACCAAAACTTACTTCGTTACAGACCACATGACAAAATCAAATCCGATTCAGAGCTCTTCGTGGTTCCAGACATGCCTCATCGGATCGAGCTAACAAAGGCTCAGCTACTGGGAGTTGTTCTTGACAATAACTCCGACGACTTGCAAGAATTTCTAAAACAAATCAGAGAGGCTGAGCGAACATCGGATGGTGTGTTGATCAACAGTTTCTACGAACTGGAAACTTGTTATGTAGATAAGTACCAGAAGCTTATGGGGAAGAAAGCTTGGTGTGTTGGCCCTGTTTCACTATACAACAAGGAAGCCTCAGATAAGGCTGACAGAGGtaataaagcagccattgaTGAGGACAAATGCTTGGAGTGGTTGAATTCGAGAGAGGCAGAGTCTGTGGTTTACGTTTGTCTTGGGAGCCTATGTCCCTTGGTTCCTTCACAATTGATAGAGATTGGGTTGGCCTTGGAGAGATCGAACCATCCATTCGTATGGGTGATCAGACAAGGCAACAACAATAAACCATCAGCAGAGTTAGAGAGATGGTTATCAGAAGAAAGATTCGAAGAGAAGACCGAAGGAAGAGGCCTATTGATTCGAGGCTGGGCGCCACAAGTGCTGATCTTGTCGCACAGAGCAGTAGGAGGGTTCGTGACACATTGTGGGTGGAACTCGACACTGGAAGGGGTGAGCGCAGGTGTGCCTATGATAACATGGCCCATGTTTGCAGATCAATTCTATAATGAGAAACTGATTGTGCAGATTTTGGGGATTGGAGTAAGGGTTGGTGTGGACATCCCTTGTCCTATGATGGAAGGTGAAAAGGTTGGGGTGTATGTGAAGGGAGAAGAGATTGAGAAGGCCATAGGGTTGTTAATGGATGGTGGAGAGGAAGCAGAAGTGATAAAGAAGAAAGCAAGAGAGCTTGGGGAGATGGCGAACAGAGCAGTTGAAGAGGGGGGTTCTTCTCATCTCAACATCTCACTCTTTATTCAAGATATCATGGGTCAGGTCGCACAGAAACATTCAGAAACTGGAGGACATTTAATTAGTGATGGAGAAGTTAAAAATCGAGTGTGA